CGGTCGATCTATATCCTGCGCGAGGCCTTCGCGTGCATCGAACCGCTCGGCATGCTGTGGTCGATCGGAAAGGACAGCAACGCGCTGCTGTGGCTTGCCCGCAAGGCCTTCTTCGGCCGCGTGCCGTTTCCCGTGATCCAGCTCGACACCGGGATGGAACTGCCGGAGGTCTACGAGTTCCGCGACCGCATCGCGCGCGACTGGGACCTGGACCTGGTGATCGAGCAGTGCCCGCCGGAGGAGGAGATGGACCCGACCCTTCCCCCGGCCAGCCGGTCCGCGGCGCGCAAGACCGCGGGACTGAAGAACGTCACGGAGCGCCTGGGCTTCCGCGGCCTGATCGCCGGCATCCGGCGCGACGAGCAGGCGACCCGCGCCAAGGAGCGCGTGTTCAGCCCCCGGTCGAGCGACAACGCCTGGGACGTGCGCGAGCAGCCGCCCGAGCTGTGGGACCAGTACAAGACCGAGTTCCCGGACGGGACGCACGTGCGGATCCACCCCTTGCTGCACTGGACCGAGTTGGACATCTGGCGATACTCCAAGCGCGAGGACATCCCCATCGTGCCGCTCTACTTCGCCCGGGAGGGCAAGCGGTACCGGTCCCTGGGCGAGAAGAACATCACCCTGCCGGTGGACAGCACCGCCTCGACGATCGACGAGATCATCGCGGAGCTGAGCGAGACCCGCACGTCCGAGCGCGCCGGGCGGACCATGGACCACGAGGCGGAGGACGCCTTCGAGCGCCTGCGCACCAGCGGATATCTGTGAGGCACGATGGCCGAGACAACCGAACAGGCACAACCCGCCCGCTTCCGCCCGGCCGACCTGCGGCTCGTGGTGGTCGGCCACGTGGACCACGGCAAGTCGACGCTGATCGGCCGCCTGCTCCACGACACCGGCTCGCTGCCCGACGGCAAGCTGGAAGAGCTGAAGGCGGTCAGCGAGAAGCGCGGCATGCCGCTGGAATGGTCGTTCGTGCTGGACGCCCTCCAGGCCGAGCGCGACCAGGCCGTGACCATCGACATCACCCAGATCTGGCTGCGCACGCCGCGGCGCGACTGCGTGATCATCGACGCGCCCGGCCACCGGGAGTTCCTGCGCAACATGGTCAGCGGCGCCGCGTCGGCCGACGCCGCCGTCCTGGTGGTGGACGCGTCCGAGGGCATGCGCGAGCAGTCGCGCCGCCACGCCTATCTGCTGAACCTGCTGGGCCTGCGCCAGGTCGCGGTCGCGGTGAACAAGATGGACCTGGTGGACCACGACGCCGCCCGGTTCGACGAGGTCCGCCGATCGGTCGAGGATTTCCTCCACGGCCTGGGGCTGCGGGCGTCGGCGGTGGTCCCTGTCTCCGCCCGGCACGGCGAGAACCTGGCGGACCGGGCCGCCGCGATGCCCTGGTACGAGGGGCCGACCCTGCTGGAGGCGCTGGACCGGTTCGAGCCGAGCGCCGCGCCGGTGGACCGGCCGCTGCGGCTGCCGATCCAGGACGTCTACAAGTTCGACCACCGGCGGATCCTGGTCGGGCGGGTCGAGACCGGCGTGCTGAGGGCCGGCGACCAGCTCCTGTTCTCGCCGGCCAACCGGACGGCCAGGATCGCCACCATCGAGCACTGGGGGCCGGGAGAGGCGCCGGTCGAGGTGCGGGCCGGACGGACCGTCGGCATCACCCTGGACGAGCCGTTGTTCGTGGAGCGCGGCGACGTGGCCAGCCACGCCGACCATGCGCCGGTCCTGACCAACGTGTTCCGCGCCAGCCTGTTCTGGATCGGCCGGAAGCCGCTGCTCCCCGGCCAGGCCCTGACGCTGAAGCTGGGGACCGACCGGGCCGCGGTGACCGTCCAGTCGATCGACCGGGTGGTCGATACCCAGACGCTGGGCGGCGGCGACGCCGACCAAGTCAGGACCAACGAGGTGTGCGAGGTGACGCTCCGCTCGCGCGAGATGCTGGCGCTGGACGAGCATTCGGCCAATCCCGCCACCGGGCGCTGCGTGCTGGTGGACGGGTTCGACACGGTCGCGGCCGGCGTCGTCAACATGCGGGGATATCCCGACCAGCGCCAGTTGCTCACCGTCAAGTCGACCAACATCCAGGAGGTCGACCACCTGCTGAACGCGACGGCGCGCGCCTGGCGGAACGGCCACCACGGGGCGGTCATCTGGTTCACGGGGCTGTCGGGGGCGGGCAAGTCCACGCTCGCCATGCGGGCGGAGCAGCGGCTGTTCCAACGGGGCTTCCAGACCTATGTGCTGGACGGCGACAATGTCCGCCATGGCCTGAACTCCGACCTGGGATTCGCCCCGGCCGACCGGGCCGAGAACATCCGGCGGGTCGGGGAGGTCGCCTCCCTGTTCGCCAACGCGGGGCTGATCGTGATCACGTCCTTCATCTCGCCCTATCGGGCCGACCGCGAGCGGGTGCGCAAGGCGGCGGGAGCGGCGTTCCACGAGATCTACATCAAGGCGGACCTGTCCGTCTGCGAGCAGCGTGATCCCAAGGGCCTGTACCGCAAGGCCCGGGCGGGCGTGATCCCGGAATTCACCGGCATCTCGGCGCCCTACGAGCCTCCGGAGTCGCCGGAACTGGTGGTCGATACCTCCCGGCGCAGCGTCGAGGAGTGCCTGGAGGACATCATGAACTACGTGGAGGCCCACATCGCCCTGCGGACGAGCGACGTGGCCTGAGACAGGGAGGGGGTGCCGAGGCGCCTCCCTCCCGACCTGCGCTCTTTTCCGGTAGAGCATTCACCCGTCATCGTCATGACCGGGCTTGACCCGGTCATCGCTTGCAGGCTTCGTAAGCGCTGCAATGCGGGGAGATACCCGGATCAAGTCCGGGTATGACGAAAAGGGGGAGCGTCTGCCCATAGCTGAGCGATAAGCGACTACCGCGCCGGACAGCTTTGGCTCAGGAGTGGCCGTCGA
This is a stretch of genomic DNA from Skermanella sp. TT6. It encodes these proteins:
- the cysD gene encoding sulfate adenylyltransferase subunit CysD, whose product is MPSHLDQLEARSIYILREAFACIEPLGMLWSIGKDSNALLWLARKAFFGRVPFPVIQLDTGMELPEVYEFRDRIARDWDLDLVIEQCPPEEEMDPTLPPASRSAARKTAGLKNVTERLGFRGLIAGIRRDEQATRAKERVFSPRSSDNAWDVREQPPELWDQYKTEFPDGTHVRIHPLLHWTELDIWRYSKREDIPIVPLYFAREGKRYRSLGEKNITLPVDSTASTIDEIIAELSETRTSERAGRTMDHEAEDAFERLRTSGYL
- the cysC gene encoding adenylyl-sulfate kinase, translating into MAETTEQAQPARFRPADLRLVVVGHVDHGKSTLIGRLLHDTGSLPDGKLEELKAVSEKRGMPLEWSFVLDALQAERDQAVTIDITQIWLRTPRRDCVIIDAPGHREFLRNMVSGAASADAAVLVVDASEGMREQSRRHAYLLNLLGLRQVAVAVNKMDLVDHDAARFDEVRRSVEDFLHGLGLRASAVVPVSARHGENLADRAAAMPWYEGPTLLEALDRFEPSAAPVDRPLRLPIQDVYKFDHRRILVGRVETGVLRAGDQLLFSPANRTARIATIEHWGPGEAPVEVRAGRTVGITLDEPLFVERGDVASHADHAPVLTNVFRASLFWIGRKPLLPGQALTLKLGTDRAAVTVQSIDRVVDTQTLGGGDADQVRTNEVCEVTLRSREMLALDEHSANPATGRCVLVDGFDTVAAGVVNMRGYPDQRQLLTVKSTNIQEVDHLLNATARAWRNGHHGAVIWFTGLSGAGKSTLAMRAEQRLFQRGFQTYVLDGDNVRHGLNSDLGFAPADRAENIRRVGEVASLFANAGLIVITSFISPYRADRERVRKAAGAAFHEIYIKADLSVCEQRDPKGLYRKARAGVIPEFTGISAPYEPPESPELVVDTSRRSVEECLEDIMNYVEAHIALRTSDVA